The Hypomesus transpacificus isolate Combined female chromosome 12, fHypTra1, whole genome shotgun sequence genome segment GAAGTCCCACGGCATGACATGAACCCGTTGCGGCCCGCAGGGCTCCATCAAGGACCAGCTGAAGTCGTACGGCGCCCTGACCGAAAACGTCACGCGCCGCTACACCCGCCAGATCCTGGAGGGCGTCTCCTACCTGCACAGCAACATGATCGTCCACCGGGACATCAAAGGTGCGAACCCCGACTGGGCTGCGTTAGGGGGACCTCccaggacgggggggggggggaggtgacgcAACATTTTGagcgaaaaaaaaaaggagGTTTCCTCATCTCACCTTGTCCCCCCCCTGGCGTCTTCTCTAGGGGCCAACATCCTGAGGGACTCGGTGGGGAACGTGAAGCTGGGGGACTTTGGGGCAAGCCGGCGGCTGCAGACCATCTGCCTGTCGGGGACAGGCATCAAGTCTGTGACCGGCACCCCCTACTGGATGAGCCCGGAGGTGATCAGCGGAGAGGGCTACGGCAGGAAGGCCGACATCTGGTGAGAGCGAACGACGAGAGGTTTCCGAGTGCCGTTGTCACGCAGTGTCTCGGTGTCTCTCTACCTGGCCACAGACTAAAAGTCGCTTGGCAGTCTTTTCATACCCTTTAtaattctttcttttctttcttttgaaaGTCTTATGAGTGGTCAGGAAGGtggggggtgtggtggggggtgTGGTCGCGCAGCTGGTCATGGTTAGTGaacagggctggtctgctcttTTACAGGAGTGTGGGTTGCACCATCGTGGAGATGCTGACCCAGCGCCCACCCTGGGCCGAGTTCGAGGccatggcggccatctttaaGATCGCCACACAGCCCACCAACCCCGTGCTGCCCGTGTACGTGTCGGACCACTGCCGCGACTTCCTCAAGCGCATCTTCGTGGACACCAAACAGAGGCCTTGGGCCGACGACCTGCTGAGGCACTTCTTCGTTCactagcccccccccaccaccccccccccccccccccgatccccCTGAACTGCCAGGAGGCCTTATCCACTCGTTCTCTCTGACCCCTTCCTCTTCAGCATCGCGCAGAGACTCCCATGTGACCACACAGACATTCTGGGAGAATCtgtgggcaggaggagagagaaggttgCTGTGAGACAGGACTTACCTAGTCTCTGTTTGACAGAGTCTGCCATGTAGGAACATTCATGATCGACAGAACGTTGCACCTTAATTTCACAAATGGGGGTAAGTGCCCTGTAATGAACTGAACTTCAAAAGCGTgtcttttaaaaaaaaaaatgtttgtaccGTTGCCTCCTGCGATGTTGTGAGCGTGCGCGTGCTCTGGATCTCAACGGAGATTGGAAATGACCTGGAGTGTTCCGGACCCCAACCCAGAATGTACcgccaaacccccccccccccccccccagagcgcTCGGCTCTTGGGACACGCTGCTATCGAACAACTCACCCGCCACCTGGAAACACAGTGGTGTCGGagaacactcccacacacacacacccagacgctTCTTCGGCTCGGGTCCGTCGTTCCCTGGCTCTGCCGCCGTCGCCCGACAAAGCCCCCAGCAGAAGttacccccctccccagaccacACAGTTCTTTACTGTAGAATTGCCTATGCTGAACATGGAACTGCGTCCAGACATGGATTTGTTTCCGCAACTCGTGcgtctgtctgtttttgtctGCTGAGGTTTCTGCCAGGTCGTCTgtcaccacctcccccccccccctccctcccctaccctcctcATGTCCTCATTCTTTGCCGTGTGCCTTTTTAAGTCGAAAAATTGTGTCCCGGGTTCGAAGCCTCCctacgttgttgttgttgttgttcggtGCGCGTGTCCGTGTGTCGGAACCGGTTGAGACCGGTCCGCCAGGGGATCCCGTCCAGGTGGTTCTCTGGTGCCCAGCCAGGAGCCGACGCAACACTGCTTCCTTctggctctgctgctctgctcagctgcctctcacctccctctgctGTCCCGGCAGACTGGTCTCAGATCAGCTCCGACGCTGCTGTCGGCCCTCACCTCGCTCAGAggcccaacccccctccccaacaggTCCCAGACCAGCTCAGTTACCTACAGCCTCAGAACACGCCAGAGCAACAGTGGCCCAGCCCtgactctgtgattggccagagGTCGACGACGTGATTCGTTACTGAAGAGTAACAGATAAGAGATGTTGATCAGTGAATATTCTTCTCGGCCCATCACTATCAGGTACACATTACCCTAAAGGTTCTATGAGTGACACCAAGAAAATTCCGATTGCTGATCTCAATGAGGTATAAGGGAAACGCAGTGAGTACCGCTGTATGCAGAAAGGCGAAGGTAAAGAATCCGACTGACGTTGGCTCGCCATATGCAGTgcccctatcctctcctcctgtgcaCTCCACAATGTGTTTACGTGTCCAATGTACTGCTGCGCTGAGCAGTTCCCTTGAGATTCCCTGTTCCGAGCGGAAAACCCAGTTCCACGAGGCCACTCCATATTGTAGGACAGTGTTACGTCTCGTgtccacacactccctcacacactcctcgCCTGCGTTGCTCAGCAGAGAATGCTCCTCCGCTGGGCTTTTTACATTTTTTCTTTCCGAGGTCACGATGAccccttaacccttgtgttatcttcgggtcattgtgacccaccgtcgtattgcgacaacgTTACCGCATACATGCTTTTTCTTTTAACCGCTGGGCcgtctcagaccccccccccccccccccccccccccacatcgcaaaggtaaaaaaaaaatatatatatttgtttttgaattgggtaaacacaacgatggttcgttatgaacctttgggtcatgtgaaccgaaggcagcacaagggttagaaCACTTGTTTTTGGCGGCGTATCACCATCATAGTCTTTTCCCTACCCCGAAACTAGAGGAGAAAACAATACTGATAGGATCAAGATCGACTCGTACTAAATGAATTCACAGGCTCTCACAGGCGTCACCAGTCCCAAGGCTTTGTTGGCTGTTGTTGTGACACCCCGGAGGCAAACATGGCTACATTCAGTAAAACAACGTTGAAATCAAGTAGGTATGTTCAGGAGGGCCTCTAGGCACACCATGTATGACGTCCAGAATGCTAGCATGGGTACATCCAGCAGAAGCTCTTTATTTGGCACCATGCTGTATATGTCCCTGCATCAACAGTGTACTGCCACCAATATGGCTCCAAGCCTGTTTGTACAGATTTCTGTTAGCTAGAGGACAGATATTGGACTACTGTTTGAAGACGTGGGTGTTCTCTGCCTAGCTGGTCACCAAGCAGTAGGGACTCCTCTTCCTGCCTTTTCAGTCCTGGTTACTCGTACGAACCAAGCAACATTCTATTCATACTGGGACTCGCAGAGTTTTCCATGAAAGCACTATCTGAAAGGTACAtgcgtttttgtttttgtttggacGTTGGACACACTCCGTTGAGCTTATTGTTTTTGtccatttttttgttttgttttttttgttgttgttcacaATGACCCTTTGCACATTTAAGACTTATTTGAATTGtaatgcagctgtgtgtgtgtttgtgtgtgtgtaagagtcaGTCAGTGAATGAGACTTTGAATGTTTTGAGTTGCCCACAGTTCTCACAGGAATGTAATGTTTAATTTACACCACCAGGTGCCCTCGTTCACCATTGTGGATTAACACTTCCTTATGACAAGGCCCTGTTTTCTGAATAGAGGGTGGCTGTCCTATCCAGAACTCCCTCACTGCCCTCTGTGTTAGGGACAGAAAGGATGCTACAAacagggagggggctgggccaCTGTATGCCATTCTTCCCCCTGTGAAATGCAATCTTTAGGATATGGCTAGCCACAACAATGTTTGGTGCAAGTTTGTGCTTCGAAAGCCACTCCTgccacgtgtgtgtatgtgtgtgtgtgtgtgtgtgtgcatgtgtgtgtgtgtgtgtgtgtgtgtgtgtgtgtgtatatttgtgtgtacatgcattttAGCAATTAGTGATCAGTGGAAACTGCGCCCAAAATGCCTTGCGCATTCTGACTGTAAtaggaaaaaaagacaaataaagaACATGTACAAATGTATACAATTGAAATGTACCCTTTTTAGATGGAAAACAAGACACTTATATCCCTCACGTTTGGTCTCTGTGTAAAAGTAAATTGTAAAAGAAGCCATGTTTGATTCTAATTGGTTTGTGACCAATAAGCCTGTTTATATCAGATCTGTATATCAGTGGTATGCAtaattttttaatatattttttttatttgttgttttttttatgggaTGTTCTCTGCATGGTTGGAGCCTGAGAGACACTGTGTGCCTGTTGGCCTGTCATAAATGAATGCAGATTTGGATGGAAAAGGTTGGGCAACTATTGGAACAGCTGACACTTCTGTGTTGATAATCTTCACCATGGTGATAATAAAAAGATAtttatttcatttgtttttgtaacTCATTTGAAGCATTTACAACATTATTTTGATGTTTACACGTAGACGACAAAAACGGCTGTCGTAGTGATATCTCATGAGCCCAATTCAGAACAAATGTACAGCAACAACGTGATCAACCACAACAAATCTTAAGcaaataaacacatttgtttTATGGGGCAGAGGACTTTTATGCTGGTGTTGGGTAACTCTTGGATACCTAAATTCTTCTACAGTAGCATAGGTATAGAACAAGGGCTTTCTTGTCTGGAAAGGCAGGTCTGTCCACCAAGAGACAGTGCATGTGCGTTCACACGTAGGAGTGGAATTTTGGCAAGGGGTACAATAGGCCTACAGTTGCGCACAAGAACATTGTAACTCAGTTCTAACACAGTTACGGGTAATGGACCTTATGACCAATAGACTAGTAGATTGTGTTATTGTAGACTACTTATTTAGCATCGGCGATGTGCGGGCTATGGATTTGTGGGGATAAACAAAGGGCGTGTTTTTTGGTTGGTGAATGGATAGAATCGGCGGTGTAATATCACAACAGGGAATGCTTCAAGTATCCGCAACATGGGCAGCCCCGTTGCAGTCAGATCATATCGATTTGTATCTCTGCGATGCACGCACTCTATTAGCAATAAGAAATCCGGAACTTCTGATCAGATAGAGACAATAAACCATGGGAAGCACAAAACGATTGACGATCTTCCCGGACCTTCTTTGGCAACCACTGTTTACTGGTTATTTGTGAAGGGCTACGCAGACAAAAGCCATGCCATGCAGGTGAGACCCAAAATATTGTTCTCAGGCATCTGGGTCGACTTTAATGCTGCAAAGATTGTTGCAATTCTGAACTTTCCCCAACTGTTTTTATAGCTCTAGGGCTTTTAATTGTTGGAAGTAGCCTAATTTGTGGTGATTGGAAGCAGTGAATGAAGTCTTTCTGTGAGTGAGATGAGAATCACGCACAGAAACAGTTACATTTTGTAGTCTCTCACTACATTAGGGATATACATTAGGTTTACTACTTCATAAGTAATATCCAGTATAATTTCAATGATTTAAGGTTAGAAAGTAGACAAGCATTCATAATTTGAAATCAATTTGAAGGGAACTGTCTAGGCTACAAATAAGTCTCTTTATAACTTTTTCTCTGGCCATGGAGTCTCACACATCAGGCTATAACATTTTATTATCTTAAAACACAGCAAAGAGCACAATTCTTATCATGTGTTTCCCATTCTGTTGTATTGGATTATCTGATGCACACTCCAAACCATTCTTCCCCATCATCCAGATTGAACACAAACGTTTGTATGGACCAATCTGGCGCTCGCAGTTTGGACCTTTCGACATAGTAAACGTGGCGTCTCCGGAGCTGATAGCACAAGTGATCCAACAGGAGGGCCGTTATCCAGTCCGGACAGAACTCCCCCACTGGAAGGAATACCGGGATCTGCGATGTCAGGCCTATGGTCTCCATGTGGAGTAAGGGCCCCATTTACACTTCCCACCTTATAGTAAGACAACCCAGACTTGAATCAATCTgtttctcctccctgctcctaacCCGTGGTTCTGTGTGCTCCTGTCCTACAGTAAGGGCTCTGAGTGGTACCGTGTACGGAGCGCCCTCAACCCAATGATGCTAAATCTGCAAGAAGTGTCTACGTACGCTCCCATTATTCACCAGGTGGTCGGTGACCTTCTGCAGCGCATTGAGGGCCTGCGACTGCTCAGCCAGGACCATGCTTTGGTCCCTGACCTCACAGCCGAGCTCTACAAGTTTGGCTTCGAAGGTGTGCATGGTGGCCGATGACATTGTCGACTCTCTCCCAGTGGAGCCCCCGTGTGTGGGTTCCACCTCTCCATGTCCCGTCTCTCTTCAAGCTTCTCTTACGCTTATTTCTGGTTTTGACAGAGGTGAAGGGCACCTTTGACAGGTGTAGGGCACCTGAAGCAACACTTAGCAGTTCACTTTTTTGGGATACTTGTGACTTAAATTGTCCCTTTCctgcagtttgtgtttgtgtttctgatcCTGTTACTGGTTCTGGAAAGAAACAACACCCAGTAGTAGTTGATGTTGCACTTCAGATACATTCATGTTTTCTACTGAACTTTACTAGGCACAACTGCAATCGAGTTGTCATTGTAAGACTGTAATTGAGGTGCCGTTATTGCACTGTTCACCATACATGAATGAGCTAACTTCTGCAATcgtgatgttattgttgcagtgTACATGTATTTAGCTTATTACTGTAGAACTACTGTATGCCTTTCTGATTATTTATTTTCTGCTGCACTTTCTATAGTATGCACTATCTGTATGATGCTTTGCATCAAAGTATCTTCTAtatgaataaaatgtcaaatacTCGCTCCACTTATTTGTATCCCAACGCCCTTCATTTGCATGTCCTCTACAAGTTTGAAGCAGTTGTTCTAACTGTTCTAACTGGTTCTAACTCTTTCCAGGCATCTCATCCATCCTGTTTGAGACCCGTCTGGGCTGCCTGAGGGAGGAGATCCCAGAGGATACGCTTCGTTTCATAGCCGCAGCCAACACCATGTTGACCCTGTCAGAGACAGTCCTGTTCTTCCCCCGATGGAGTCGCAGAGTACTGCCCTTCTGGAAGCATTTCGTCCAGGCCTGGGATGACCTCTATGATGTTGGTAGGCAGGCAAAAACAtggacttaatgtaaatgtaggcttACATTGGCCAGTTAAGATGAGGTCTGTGTTTAGGTAGAGGCCTTTAGATGCCTTGTTTTGAGGTGATGATCCCACTCTGTTAAATGTTGAGAAGATTTAAGTGTgtgtcttcagtgtgtgtgtgtgcgtgtgtgtgtgttttcctgcaTGTAGCTCGCCACCTGATTGACAGGAAGGTGGAACAGATCAGTGCCCAGGTGGCAgctgggaagccagtggaggggatGTACCTGACACACTTGTTGTCATGTGACAAGCTCACCCTGCCCGAAGTCTATATCAGCATTACAGAGCTTCTGCTGGGGGGAGTCGAcacggtgagggggggggggggggggggggggggggggggggggggggggggggggggggggggggggggggtattttgtttgtgtgtgtgtgtgtaggggggattCCAAATCTTACCTTTTAAAATATTGTTTCTTCAGAGTATTCCCTGTTTTCTTTCCAACATTGTTTAGATGTCTTCATAATGTGAACATTCAGATTCTGCAAtctgaaagcacacacacacacacataaggtgCAAAGGACCTGCTTGGCCGCATTCCCAGGTGCGGCCTCGTCAGGGCTTGCCTTGATTCATCACCTTTGTGAAATCTGGAGTTGAAGCTGCCATCTCTCATTATTCTTTTAAATTACCTGATGAGTCCATATATTGCACTCTTCTCAAacctatctatctctctctctttctctctctctgtgtgtgtctcacataTCAGACATCTAACACATTGTCTTGGACGCTGTACCATTTGGCTGGGGACAGTACCGCCCAGGACAGGCTGTACAGAGAGGTCACATCTGTGTGTCCAGGCAGACAGCTGCCCACCTCCGATGACCTGACTAGGATGCCCTATCTGAAGGCCGTCATCAAAGAGACCCTTCGGTGAGCTTCAGTCCTGTGCATACTAGTCAGATCTTGATTTTAGTTTTTGGTTCAGCTGGTGATTCGAACCTCTGATATTTCTGTTGTACTGAATTTACTCTCCAAAGGTATAGGAGCTGCGATGATGGCAAATGTATACCAACCGAGAAAGAATAGAGAATGTTTGGTCAGCTTGATGGTGTCCATAAATGGAGATAGTGTCTATGTAGCATTATCTAAATTATTCTAAACACCAATATGGAAAGGTTCTGCTGGCTTAAAGACTTTTTCATAAGGTATTCCAAGACATTGGTGCAGAGTACATTAAAGCCCTTAAATCAAATTCAGTTTGGAACAGTTAGCAAGATGAAGTCTTACGTATGATTAGAGGACCCACTGAGAATCAGCTTCAACTGACACAAGGTACATTGAACAGCATGAATATAAACTGGAATGTCAGAGAAATGTTCATTTACCATTACATGAATGTTCTCAAATGGGTTTAATGGAGTATGCTAGCTTTTTCCTAAGGCACAATGTCACTCTGTTATTAATATTTATGCAACAAAACCTAGGTTTACGGTGATTCTTTTTGTGGTCAGTGTGATTCCAACTATCTTTcattattttattgtcattgaAGGTTATACCCTGTTGTTTCTGGAAATGGTCGTCTGGCAGTTGAAAATGATGTTGTGGTGGACGACTTTTGGTTTCCCAAAAAGGTCAGAACAAATGATAAGAAGAATGTTTGAAACCCCACCATGTTGCTTCTGATCATTTCTATAACTATATTTCATCCCGTGTATTTTGTAAGCAACCATGAATCGCAACTTGGGTCCAAGGTTCACTCCATATCCCATAATGCAcaataataaaacatatttatctGGGACTGCGTTTAATGATTAATAACCATCAGCAAATAATGTTCCATCTATGCCACACCGCTATTTTCATCTATGTCTCTGTTGACCTACCTCAGACTCAGTTTCATCTCTGCCACTATGCAACAAGCCACGATGAGAAGCAGTTTGTGGATGCAGAGCGCTTTGCCCCAGAGCGCTGGCTGAGGGGGGAGCCTGCGGGGTTCCAGCACCACCCATACAGCTCCATCCCTTTTGGGGTTGGTGTGCGTGCCTGCGTGGGCAAGAGAGTGGCAGAGCTGGAGATGTACTTTGCCCTGTCCAGGGTGAGTGTGAGAGATCTCTCATGATGAACGTCCCGAAAGCATTAAAACACCTTGAACTAGTCTCACCTGACATGTACCCTCTACTTTGATGTGTTGACCCTGTCTATCTTCTACAGTTACTGCAGCATTATGAGATCCTGCCTGAGAAAGGGGCTCAACCCGTGGAGCCGAAAACAAGAACGTTAATGATTCCCTCTAAACCCATCAACCTGTGCTTCCTACCCAGGGCCTGAAGGAAGTGCCAGAGACTAAAAAAATGATTTGTCTAATCATTAAACATTGCCAGACATTAAATGATCATGGTCGATGGTCAAAGTcaatattataaaaaaaaaaaattctcgtAAATAATAGTAATTTCCTTAAACAACTTGTTTTCAGTATGCATGTGTTAGTTACAAATATAATATATTAAATCTTATTCCCAAAGATTAATTTCTTACCTTCCATACATAGGGGTTTAGTATGACTCCTTAGTTTATATGCATTTCTTCCGACTGGAAATGATCAAAATGCCTGCCTGATCAAAATAAAGTGGGTACCCTTGCCGGAGTTCTTATTAAAACAccaattttgtttttgtcatcCTTGGTTATTGCCTGTCCATcaaatcaattaaaagtaaactgTATTTTTTTCTCCGAGAGAAAATTGAAAGTCCTTTAAAGAGGAGTGAGGGATCCTCTCTTCCAGAGAGGGTTTGTAATGCCCAAAGCTGCAGACCATATGCTGGAGACATGGTCCTATAAGTAAAAAAAGACTAACAAATACAAATTGTGAGTAAAGTCTATAATTGTGCAGGTGCAAAAATGATTCCATCATAATATGCATTCAGGTCTGTGATAAGCTTAAAAAACTTAAAGACCAAAAAAACAGTCGCACTGAATAAACTTCTATTGGGAGACAGCGTTCTTGCATTGTAGTATTGTACAATACTACATTATAGTATAGCAGTATTGTTATAGTATATTGTATTAGGCAATTGTTATTATTTGTGTTCAACGTGCCTGTTCCTAGGGGATTTGACCACCGAAAAAGGCTACAATAAAATAGGTAATTTAAGCATGTAACCTATTTAACATATTATGTGTCCTTTGATGCCAATTTGAAATATTGTTCATGCCATTTCATTTCGCTCGCTCCCGACGCTGAACTCCAGCCCTGCACGTTCCTGCAAAGTGGTATGCTCCAATGTGAACGTATTGAGCGTGCTGCTGATGCGATGCCGCCCCAACTGCT includes the following:
- the si:ch211-113j14.1 gene encoding sterol 26-hydroxylase, mitochondrial, with the translated sequence MGSPVAVRSYRFVSLRCTHSISNKKSGTSDQIETINHGKHKTIDDLPGPSLATTVYWLFVKGYADKSHAMQIEHKRLYGPIWRSQFGPFDIVNVASPELIAQVIQQEGRYPVRTELPHWKEYRDLRCQAYGLHVDKGSEWYRVRSALNPMMLNLQEVSTYAPIIHQVVGDLLQRIEGLRLLSQDHALVPDLTAELYKFGFEGISSILFETRLGCLREEIPEDTLRFIAAANTMLTLSETVLFFPRWSRRVLPFWKHFVQAWDDLYDVARHLIDRKVEQISAQVAAGKPVEGMYLTHLLSCDKLTLPEVYISITELLLGGVDTTSNTLSWTLYHLAGDSTAQDRLYREVTSVCPGRQLPTSDDLTRMPYLKAVIKETLRLYPVVSGNGRLAVENDVVVDDFWFPKKTQFHLCHYATSHDEKQFVDAERFAPERWLRGEPAGFQHHPYSSIPFGVGVRACVGKRVAELEMYFALSRLLQHYEILPEKGAQPVEPKTRTLMIPSKPINLCFLPRA